The following proteins are co-located in the Clostridiales bacterium genome:
- a CDS encoding SIS domain-containing protein: protein MMKEYLSNYSTEIAEKLLKTDFELLEEIIQKLIETKGKDGTIFTAGNGGSAATASHMANDFTKGCRVHNREGFKIICLADSTPIVTCLANDFSYEDIFSIPLRTQGKRGDVLVVFSGSGNSPNIVKAVETAKEMNIFTIGFSGRDGGKLAGLCDLLLIAPTDNMEQLEDMHMIYEHAMSCAIQNELMDMWGVEIRRYPKQNAKIKSALFDFDGTLSLIREGWQDVMIPYFIEVLKETPKAEEEEEIKETVRTFVDTLTGKQTIFQCIRLAEEVAARGGQPREALEYKTEYLRRLRERIEHRHEELKAGCDPEKYTVTGARRLLKALRECGIKTYLASGTDEEDVLMEVRLLQLEDYFDGGIYGALDGVTDCSKELVIRKIISENQLSPDQLISFGDGYVEIELVKNLGGYTFGVASDEVRQKGINQWKRERLIQAGADAIIPDFEDTDKIMELIR from the coding sequence ATGATGAAAGAATACCTTTCAAATTACTCAACAGAAATCGCAGAAAAGTTACTAAAAACCGATTTTGAACTGTTGGAAGAAATCATCCAGAAGCTGATTGAGACAAAAGGAAAAGACGGCACGATTTTCACAGCCGGAAATGGAGGAAGTGCAGCTACCGCCTCCCACATGGCCAATGACTTCACAAAGGGCTGCCGTGTACATAATCGGGAGGGCTTCAAAATCATCTGCCTTGCTGATTCCACTCCCATCGTCACCTGTCTGGCCAACGACTTTTCCTATGAAGATATCTTTTCCATACCGCTTCGCACCCAAGGGAAGCGCGGGGATGTACTAGTGGTCTTCAGCGGAAGCGGCAACTCACCCAATATCGTAAAGGCGGTGGAAACCGCAAAGGAGATGAACATCTTCACCATAGGCTTTTCCGGTAGAGACGGAGGAAAGCTTGCCGGACTATGTGACCTTCTGCTCATCGCACCTACGGACAACATGGAGCAGCTTGAGGATATGCATATGATCTATGAACATGCCATGTCCTGTGCGATTCAAAACGAGCTGATGGATATGTGGGGTGTTGAAATCAGACGATATCCGAAACAGAATGCGAAGATCAAATCAGCCCTGTTCGACTTCGATGGAACACTGAGTCTCATCAGAGAAGGCTGGCAGGATGTCATGATCCCCTACTTTATTGAAGTGCTGAAGGAAACTCCCAAGGCCGAAGAGGAAGAGGAGATCAAGGAAACTGTCCGGACCTTCGTCGATACGCTTACGGGAAAGCAGACCATCTTCCAGTGCATCCGCTTGGCGGAAGAGGTTGCGGCAAGAGGAGGGCAGCCAAGAGAGGCTCTGGAATATAAGACGGAGTACCTTCGAAGACTAAGGGAGCGAATCGAGCATCGGCACGAGGAACTGAAAGCAGGCTGTGACCCCGAGAAATACACGGTGACCGGAGCAAGAAGGCTTCTCAAAGCATTGCGGGAATGCGGGATTAAAACCTATCTTGCCAGCGGGACCGACGAAGAGGATGTGCTGATGGAGGTAAGGCTGCTGCAGCTTGAGGACTATTTTGACGGAGGCATCTACGGTGCCTTGGATGGCGTAACCGACTGCTCCAAGGAACTGGTGATCCGGAAAATTATCTCTGAGAACCAGCTGAGCCCCGATCAACTGATATCCTTCGGAGACGGATATGTGGAGATTGAGCTTGTGAAGAATCTGGGAGGCTATACCTTTGGCGTTGCCAGCGATGAGGTTCGGCAGAAAGGCATCAATCAGTGGAAGCGGGAACGGCTGATTCAGGCTGGTGCTGATGCCATTATCCCTGATTTTGAAGATACAGACAAAATCATGGAGTTGATTAGATAA